A stretch of Vibrio sp. B1FLJ16 DNA encodes these proteins:
- a CDS encoding VOC family protein: MRSYVEHANISVVDAQKTIEFLIAAVPEWKMRGGGKVDNWFGRSIEWFHVGDDQSYIAVSSGGKGEANHWTSQFTGVKHVGIVVPDVEALIERLSKAGYELDHRGEEHPFRKNVYYMEDHGMQFEFIEYFSDVLSERNDYSH, from the coding sequence CAAAAGACAATAGAGTTTTTAATAGCAGCTGTTCCTGAGTGGAAAATGCGTGGTGGAGGAAAAGTAGATAATTGGTTCGGGCGATCGATTGAATGGTTTCACGTGGGTGATGACCAGTCCTATATTGCGGTCTCTTCCGGAGGAAAGGGCGAGGCGAACCATTGGACATCTCAATTTACCGGTGTGAAACATGTAGGGATTGTGGTGCCGGATGTGGAAGCGCTAATTGAAAGGTTGAGTAAAGCGGGCTACGAACTTGATCACAGAGGGGAAGAGCACCCGTTCAGAAAGAATGTCTACTATATGGAAGATCACGGTATGCAGTTTGAGTTTATCGAGTATTTCTCAGATGTACTTAGTGAACGTAATGATTACTCACACTAA